In Corynebacterium guangdongense, one DNA window encodes the following:
- a CDS encoding glycosyltransferase family 2 protein, whose protein sequence is MNAQNPPLAIVTVTYSPGEHLAHFLDSIGAATVGDTRVVLADNGSTDGVPQAAAAARDGVEFLDTGGNVGYGSGMNAAVRHLAPARARGEIDPEHFLITNPDVVFLPGSIDALLRRARQLPGAAAVGPRILEPDGSTYPSARAVPTLANGIGHALFGAVWPSNPWTAHYRHGAAMDVEHTAGWLSGSCLLVRWDAFEAVGGFDERYFMYMEDVDLGDRFTRAGYDNVYCPEAVITHAQGHSTESHPGTMLPAHHDSAYRFQADRLTRPWQIPVRWALWWGLKLRALVAVAAARARSGD, encoded by the coding sequence GTGAATGCCCAGAATCCTCCCCTCGCGATCGTCACCGTGACGTATTCCCCCGGTGAGCACCTCGCCCATTTCCTCGACTCCATCGGGGCGGCGACCGTCGGGGACACCCGCGTGGTGCTCGCCGACAACGGCTCCACCGACGGCGTCCCGCAGGCCGCGGCGGCGGCCCGCGACGGCGTCGAGTTCCTCGACACCGGCGGCAACGTCGGCTACGGCAGCGGCATGAACGCCGCCGTCCGCCACCTCGCCCCGGCCCGTGCCCGCGGCGAGATCGACCCCGAGCACTTCCTCATCACCAACCCGGACGTGGTCTTCCTGCCCGGCTCCATCGACGCCCTGCTGCGGCGGGCGCGGCAGCTGCCCGGCGCCGCGGCCGTCGGCCCGCGCATCCTGGAACCGGACGGTTCGACCTACCCCTCGGCGCGGGCGGTGCCGACGCTGGCCAACGGCATCGGTCACGCCCTCTTCGGCGCCGTCTGGCCCTCGAACCCGTGGACGGCCCATTACCGACATGGCGCGGCCATGGACGTCGAGCACACCGCGGGCTGGCTGTCCGGATCGTGCCTGCTGGTGCGGTGGGACGCCTTCGAGGCCGTCGGGGGTTTCGACGAGCGCTACTTCATGTACATGGAGGACGTCGATCTCGGCGACCGCTTCACCCGCGCCGGCTACGACAATGTCTACTGCCCGGAGGCCGTGATCACTCACGCCCAGGGCCACTCGACGGAGAGCCACCCCGGGACCATGCTGCCCGCGCACCACGACTCCGCCTACCGTTTCCAGGCCGACCGGCTGACGCGGCCGTGGCAGATCCCGGTGCGGTGGGCGCTGTGGTGGGGGCTTAAACTCCGGGCGCTCGTCGCCGTCGCCGCCGCCCGCGCGCGTTCCGGCGACTAG
- a CDS encoding DUF4282 domain-containing protein has protein sequence MTTPPYGTDTNDADNPYASGPSLGAPQNSPDSPYGTSWHSPDAKAPASRPAPTGASYAYTRGAALQGPYPAVTLTAEDARESRRGRQPGEGFFSALLDLNFEQFVSVKYAKFIYTLLLLLIGLALVFLWLIPAVTAFSEGIMVGFAVLLLGWIPVAVVGLFQLIVVRILLEFVIATVRTSENTSKLLEDR, from the coding sequence ATGACGACCCCGCCCTACGGCACCGACACCAACGACGCCGACAACCCCTACGCCTCCGGGCCCTCGCTGGGCGCCCCGCAGAATTCCCCCGACTCGCCCTACGGCACCAGCTGGCACTCCCCGGACGCCAAGGCCCCCGCCTCCCGGCCCGCCCCGACCGGGGCGAGCTACGCCTACACCCGCGGCGCCGCGCTGCAGGGCCCCTACCCCGCCGTCACCCTGACCGCGGAGGACGCCCGGGAGAGCAGGCGCGGGCGCCAGCCCGGGGAGGGGTTCTTCTCCGCGCTCCTCGACCTCAACTTCGAGCAGTTCGTCTCGGTGAAGTACGCGAAGTTCATCTACACGCTCCTGCTCCTGCTCATCGGACTGGCGCTGGTCTTCCTGTGGCTGATCCCGGCGGTGACCGCATTCAGCGAGGGCATCATGGTCGGTTTCGCGGTCCTGCTGCTGGGCTGGATCCCCGTCGCGGTCGTCGGACTCTTCCAGCTGATCGTCGTGCGCATCCTGCTGGAGTTCGTCATCGCCACCGTCCGGACCTCGGAGAACACCTCGAAGCTGCTCGAGGACCGCTGA
- a CDS encoding TIGR03089 family protein, which yields MRFFAHLLSADPASPRLTVYDESTGARMDFSAQTLDNWTSKIANMLEQELDLTEGSTIAVDMPVSWQAAVTVFGALAIGIEVEFTSEPGEQQAVFTVPDRFEAWANRGVDVLLVSADPFGRGIEESGGTLPVGALDFGPVVRFYGDQFFGESHALPELVDAGEKHRLLSTGWSDRASFEATVLAPLAAGGSAVVVAGVASAERLEEIAASEKVSARA from the coding sequence ATGAGATTCTTCGCCCACCTGCTCTCCGCCGATCCCGCGTCCCCGCGCCTGACCGTCTACGACGAATCCACCGGGGCCCGCATGGATTTCTCCGCCCAGACCCTGGACAACTGGACGTCAAAGATCGCCAACATGCTGGAGCAGGAGCTCGACCTCACCGAGGGCTCCACCATCGCCGTCGACATGCCCGTGAGCTGGCAGGCCGCCGTCACCGTCTTCGGTGCCCTGGCCATCGGGATCGAGGTGGAGTTCACTTCGGAGCCGGGCGAGCAGCAGGCGGTGTTCACCGTCCCCGATCGTTTCGAGGCCTGGGCCAACCGCGGCGTCGACGTCCTGCTCGTCTCCGCCGACCCCTTCGGCCGCGGCATCGAGGAGTCCGGCGGCACCCTGCCGGTCGGCGCCCTGGATTTCGGCCCGGTCGTGCGCTTCTACGGCGACCAGTTCTTCGGAGAGTCCCACGCGCTGCCCGAACTCGTCGACGCCGGCGAGAAGCACCGGCTCCTGTCCACCGGCTGGTCCGACCGGGCCAGTTTCGAGGCAACGGTCCTCGCGCCGCTGGCCGCGGGCGGGTCCGCCGTCGTCGTCGCCGGCGTCGCCTCAGCCGAGCGCCTCGAGGAGATCGCGGCCAGTGAGAAGGTCAGCGCCCGCGCCTGA
- a CDS encoding NDP-sugar synthase translates to MVNPAQTDAVILVGGRGTRLRPLTNNTPKPMLPTANYPFLQHLLARIKAAGITHVVLGTSFKAEVFEEYFGDGSEMGLEIEYVVEEEALGTGGAIRNVYEKLRNETVMVFNGDVLGDTDLLAVLGTHQDKNADLTMHLVRVQDPRAFGCVPTDADGKVLDFLEKTEDPPTDQINAGIYVFRRELIAEIPAGRVVSVEREVFPRFLEDGRRFYGHVDSSYWRDMGRPDDFVHGSSDLVRGIASSPLLDGRTGEALVDDSAGVAAGVLLLGGTAVGRGSEVGAGARIDGSVIFDGVTIEPGARVKDSIIASGVRIGANARIENCVIGEGAQIGARCELMGGMRVWSGVSIPDNGVRFSSDA, encoded by the coding sequence ATGGTCAATCCCGCACAGACTGATGCCGTCATCCTCGTCGGTGGACGGGGCACCCGCCTGCGCCCGCTGACGAACAACACCCCCAAGCCGATGCTGCCGACGGCGAACTACCCCTTCCTGCAGCACCTGCTGGCCCGTATCAAGGCCGCGGGCATCACCCACGTGGTGCTGGGCACCTCCTTCAAGGCCGAGGTGTTCGAGGAATACTTCGGCGACGGCTCCGAGATGGGTCTCGAAATCGAGTACGTGGTGGAGGAGGAGGCCCTCGGCACGGGCGGCGCCATCCGCAACGTCTACGAGAAGCTGCGTAACGAGACGGTCATGGTCTTCAACGGCGACGTCCTCGGCGACACGGACCTGCTCGCTGTGCTGGGCACCCATCAGGACAAGAACGCGGATCTGACGATGCACCTGGTGCGTGTCCAGGACCCCCGCGCCTTCGGCTGCGTGCCGACCGACGCGGACGGCAAGGTCCTCGATTTCCTGGAGAAGACCGAAGATCCGCCGACCGACCAGATCAACGCGGGCATCTACGTCTTCCGCCGCGAACTCATCGCCGAGATTCCGGCCGGGCGCGTCGTCTCCGTCGAGCGGGAGGTCTTTCCGAGGTTCCTCGAGGACGGCCGCCGTTTCTACGGCCACGTCGACTCCTCCTACTGGCGGGACATGGGGAGGCCGGACGACTTCGTCCACGGTTCCTCGGACCTGGTGCGCGGCATCGCATCCTCACCGCTTCTCGACGGCCGGACCGGCGAAGCGCTCGTCGACGATTCCGCCGGCGTCGCCGCCGGCGTGCTGCTGCTGGGCGGCACTGCGGTCGGCCGCGGCTCGGAGGTGGGCGCCGGCGCGCGCATCGACGGCTCCGTCATCTTTGACGGCGTGACCATCGAACCGGGAGCCCGGGTGAAGGACTCCATCATCGCCTCCGGCGTGCGAATCGGCGCCAACGCGCGCATCGAGAACTGTGTGATCGGTGAGGGCGCGCAGATCGGCGCCCGCTGTGAGCTCATGGGCGGTATGCGTGTCTGGTCGGGCGTATCTATTCCCGATAACGGGGTCCGTTTTTCCTCCGACGCCTGA
- a CDS encoding DEAD/DEAH box helicase, protein MSTETLDNFAPGLTLEVRDEAWLITHVTRSTDGYRLKVRGRSDYVRDQPATFFTALDEITVLDPADVDVVADDSPNYRRTRLWLESAMRQTPVPLYQEELSVATQMLADPLNYQLSAVRKALSPENLRPRVLIADAVGLGKTLEMGMILAELIRRGRGERILVVTPRHIMEQFQQEMWSRFAIPLVRLDSAGIQQVRQKLPASRNPFTYFPRVIVSMDTLKSPKYRAQLEKVRWDAVVIDEVHNATNVGTQNNELARTLAPTTEALILASATPHNGNSESFKEILRLLDPTSVRPDGTIDDDAAQRLIIRRHRNSEEVASFVGEKWAPRAEPRNIPVDASDEEDAVARELNDTWLAQGKANPSGNPLFPWTLIKAFLSSPAALGESVANRLKLIGGADTPERRTLEHLAKLNDEITPYDSNKYNALVNYLTEIGVKKGSPTRVVIFSERVATLHWLKENLSKNLKLPAGAVEVMHGGLPDEKQMQLVDDFKRTDSPLRILVTGDVASEGVNLHTLCHHMVHYDIPWSLIRIQQRNGRIDRYGQRHNPQITTLLLEPSDSEGIGEIKVLTRLMEREHEANKLLGDASSLMGKHSAALEEDAIRDVLRGARDFEDTVADPQDLVDGSADGLDEIDSLLAMISAAKAETDEDTQQPDAVAAASGGLYEKEIDYLTDALSEGFHSVAESSPKRGGVGFTKHDNDIAELEPPKDLQARLKFLPQDYLADRKVLEKVTLATSFARGQERLDAARTGGDGSTWPTAHFLGPLHPVTEWAADRALSTMSRREIPAATGDVPAPTVLILATLSNRRGQVVSRTFVTATNRFDAQVLEDPVRWLHEIGLGEKAVNPGDAEAPADSEELINDTLAAADGAIRPMMIAAGNHAQERIAGWRERAEDWEAGRTGVTATAGVKHTARLLDEQRNLTYSLEPDRELLRPLAIIQPAHHTPEV, encoded by the coding sequence ATGTCCACCGAAACACTCGACAACTTCGCCCCCGGCCTGACTTTGGAAGTCCGCGACGAGGCGTGGCTGATCACCCACGTGACCCGCTCGACGGACGGGTACCGGCTCAAGGTCCGTGGGCGGTCAGACTACGTGCGCGATCAGCCGGCCACGTTCTTCACGGCGCTGGACGAGATCACGGTGCTCGACCCGGCGGACGTCGACGTGGTGGCGGACGACTCGCCCAACTACCGGCGCACCCGCCTGTGGCTGGAGTCCGCCATGCGCCAGACACCGGTCCCGCTGTACCAGGAGGAGTTGTCGGTGGCCACGCAGATGCTGGCGGACCCGCTCAATTACCAGCTCAGCGCGGTCAGGAAGGCGCTGTCCCCGGAGAACCTGCGCCCACGCGTCCTCATCGCGGACGCGGTGGGCCTGGGCAAGACCCTGGAGATGGGCATGATCCTGGCGGAGCTGATCCGCCGAGGGCGCGGCGAGCGCATCCTGGTGGTCACCCCGCGGCACATCATGGAGCAGTTCCAGCAGGAAATGTGGAGCCGTTTCGCCATCCCGCTGGTGCGCCTGGACTCCGCCGGGATCCAGCAAGTGCGCCAGAAGCTGCCGGCTAGCCGCAACCCCTTCACGTACTTCCCGCGCGTGATCGTGTCCATGGACACCCTGAAGTCGCCGAAGTACCGGGCCCAGCTGGAGAAGGTGCGCTGGGACGCGGTGGTTATCGACGAGGTCCACAACGCCACCAACGTGGGCACCCAGAACAACGAACTGGCCCGCACGCTCGCGCCGACCACGGAGGCGCTGATCCTGGCCTCGGCCACCCCACACAACGGCAACTCGGAATCCTTCAAGGAGATCCTCCGCCTGCTGGATCCGACGTCGGTGCGCCCGGACGGCACCATTGATGATGACGCCGCCCAGCGGCTGATCATCCGCCGACACCGCAACAGCGAGGAGGTGGCCTCCTTCGTCGGCGAGAAGTGGGCCCCGCGCGCCGAACCGCGCAACATCCCCGTGGACGCCTCCGACGAGGAGGACGCCGTCGCACGCGAACTCAACGACACCTGGCTCGCCCAGGGCAAAGCGAACCCGTCCGGCAATCCGCTCTTCCCGTGGACGCTGATCAAGGCGTTCCTCTCCTCCCCCGCCGCCCTCGGCGAGTCGGTGGCCAACCGCCTCAAGCTCATCGGCGGCGCAGACACCCCCGAACGCCGTACCCTGGAACACCTCGCCAAACTCAACGACGAGATCACCCCGTACGACTCCAACAAGTACAACGCGCTGGTCAACTACCTCACCGAGATCGGGGTGAAGAAGGGCTCGCCCACCCGCGTGGTCATCTTCTCCGAGCGCGTCGCCACCCTGCACTGGCTCAAGGAGAACCTCAGCAAGAACCTCAAGCTGCCCGCCGGTGCGGTCGAGGTCATGCACGGAGGCCTGCCGGACGAGAAGCAGATGCAGCTCGTCGACGACTTCAAACGCACCGACTCGCCCCTGCGCATCCTGGTCACCGGCGACGTCGCCTCCGAGGGCGTCAACCTGCACACGCTGTGCCACCACATGGTCCACTACGACATCCCCTGGTCGCTGATCCGCATCCAGCAGCGCAACGGGCGCATCGACCGATACGGGCAGCGCCACAACCCGCAGATCACCACCCTGCTGCTGGAACCCTCCGACTCCGAGGGAATCGGCGAGATCAAGGTGCTCACCCGCCTCATGGAGCGCGAACACGAGGCCAACAAACTGCTCGGCGACGCCTCTTCTCTCATGGGCAAGCACTCCGCGGCCCTGGAGGAGGACGCCATCCGCGACGTCCTGCGCGGCGCCCGCGACTTCGAGGACACCGTCGCCGACCCGCAGGATCTGGTCGACGGCTCCGCCGACGGCCTCGACGAGATCGACAGCCTGCTGGCGATGATCAGCGCCGCCAAGGCCGAGACTGACGAGGACACTCAGCAGCCTGACGCCGTCGCCGCGGCCTCCGGCGGCCTGTATGAGAAGGAGATCGACTACCTCACCGACGCGCTCTCGGAGGGGTTCCACTCGGTCGCTGAGTCCTCACCCAAGCGCGGCGGAGTGGGATTCACGAAGCACGACAATGACATCGCCGAGCTCGAGCCGCCGAAGGATCTCCAGGCCCGGCTGAAGTTCCTGCCCCAGGACTACCTCGCCGACCGCAAGGTGCTGGAGAAGGTCACCCTGGCCACCTCGTTCGCCCGCGGGCAGGAGCGCCTCGACGCCGCCCGCACCGGCGGAGACGGCTCCACCTGGCCCACCGCCCACTTCCTCGGCCCGCTGCACCCGGTCACCGAGTGGGCCGCCGACCGCGCGCTGTCAACCATGAGCAGGCGCGAGATCCCGGCTGCCACCGGCGACGTCCCAGCACCGACCGTGCTGATCCTCGCGACCCTGTCCAACCGCCGCGGCCAGGTGGTCTCCCGCACCTTCGTCACCGCCACCAACCGCTTCGACGCCCAGGTGCTCGAGGATCCGGTGCGCTGGCTGCACGAGATCGGCCTGGGCGAGAAGGCCGTCAACCCCGGTGACGCCGAGGCCCCCGCGGACAGCGAGGAGCTGATCAACGACACCCTCGCGGCGGCCGACGGAGCGATTCGCCCGATGATGATCGCCGCCGGTAACCACGCTCAGGAGCGCATCGCCGGCTGGCGCGAGCGCGCCGAGGACTGGGAGGCCGGGCGCACCGGCGTCACCGCCACCGCCGGGGTCAAGCACACCGCGAGGCTTCTCGACGAGCAGCGCAACCTCACCTACTCGCTGGAACCCGACCGCGAACTGCTGCGACCGCTCGCCATCATCCAGCCCGCCCACCACACGCCGGAGGTTTAG
- a CDS encoding WhiB family transcriptional regulator, protein MSLDDLFTAVEQDWQDQALCAQTDPEAFFPEKGGSTREAKRICQACPVRDECLEFALEHDERFGIWGGLSDRERRRLKRQIG, encoded by the coding sequence ATGTCACTGGACGATCTGTTTACTGCCGTCGAACAGGACTGGCAGGACCAGGCGCTGTGCGCTCAGACGGATCCGGAGGCGTTCTTCCCCGAGAAGGGCGGCTCCACCCGGGAGGCCAAGCGCATCTGCCAGGCCTGCCCGGTACGGGATGAGTGCCTCGAGTTCGCGCTCGAGCATGATGAGCGCTTCGGCATCTGGGGTGGCCTGTCGGATCGCGAGCGACGCCGCCTCAAGCGCCAGATCGGCTGA
- a CDS encoding LCP family protein has product MNDSPRAPRDIQAAPAPHVARQTTRQIGPAWLKGFLATLSVIILLITGAGYATVGSLGNELASASNLNLGRDEEDAVDGATDILLVGSDSRTDAQGNPLPEEELARLNAGEADGEENTDTMMVVRVPNDGSRATAVSLPRDTYVHDENFGNMKLNGVFAAYKAERRAELLADADEAEESMSDAEIRKLEEQATEAGRQGLLDSVARLTGVDIDHFAEIGLHGFVLLTDAIGGVDVCLNEAVDDPFSGANFPAGEQTLNGLESLAFVRQRHGLPRGDIDRIVRQQAYMASLVNKILSSDTLTSPGKLNDMAKAVEKSVVIDEDWDVMSFATQLANLAGGNVVFTTIPVTSIDGVGDYGESIVTVDVAQVHKFMEDMVVTEEEAAAAETTESESAPAPDAPTALDGVNVHVLNATSTSGLAGNVGQWLEEEGVTVEEVNNAQPGVYYVSQVVAADPSSAAAQALAELLGGLEVTANAGLDADTIIVVTADDYAGPMSTVPLETSSEAAPEEPVGTPGSDFGAADPGPKINAGGTGPRCIN; this is encoded by the coding sequence GTGAACGATAGTCCCCGCGCCCCGCGCGACATTCAGGCTGCCCCGGCCCCGCACGTGGCCCGTCAGACCACCCGCCAGATCGGCCCGGCCTGGCTCAAGGGCTTCCTCGCGACCCTGTCCGTGATCATCCTGCTGATCACCGGCGCCGGTTACGCGACCGTGGGTTCGCTCGGCAACGAGCTCGCCTCCGCGTCCAACCTCAACCTCGGCCGGGACGAGGAGGATGCGGTCGACGGGGCCACCGACATCCTGCTGGTCGGCTCCGACTCGCGCACCGACGCCCAGGGCAACCCGCTGCCCGAGGAGGAGCTCGCCCGCCTCAACGCCGGCGAGGCCGACGGCGAGGAGAACACCGACACGATGATGGTCGTGCGCGTGCCCAACGACGGCTCCCGCGCCACCGCCGTCTCCCTGCCGCGCGACACCTACGTCCACGACGAGAACTTCGGCAACATGAAGCTCAACGGCGTCTTCGCCGCCTACAAGGCCGAGCGGCGCGCGGAGCTGCTTGCCGACGCCGACGAGGCCGAGGAGTCGATGAGCGACGCCGAGATCCGCAAGCTGGAGGAGCAAGCGACCGAGGCCGGGCGCCAGGGTCTGCTGGACTCAGTCGCCCGGCTCACCGGCGTGGACATCGACCACTTCGCCGAGATCGGCCTGCACGGCTTCGTCCTGCTCACCGACGCCATCGGCGGCGTCGACGTCTGCCTCAACGAAGCGGTCGACGATCCCTTCTCCGGCGCGAATTTCCCCGCCGGCGAGCAGACCCTCAACGGCCTCGAGTCCCTGGCGTTCGTGCGCCAGCGTCACGGCCTGCCCCGCGGCGACATCGACCGCATCGTGCGCCAGCAGGCGTACATGGCCTCGCTGGTCAACAAGATCCTCTCCTCGGACACCCTGACCAGCCCGGGCAAGCTCAACGACATGGCCAAGGCCGTCGAGAAGTCGGTGGTCATCGACGAGGACTGGGACGTCATGTCCTTCGCCACCCAGCTGGCCAACCTGGCCGGCGGCAACGTCGTGTTCACCACCATCCCGGTGACCTCCATCGACGGCGTCGGCGACTACGGCGAGTCCATCGTCACCGTCGACGTCGCGCAGGTCCACAAGTTCATGGAGGACATGGTCGTCACCGAGGAGGAGGCGGCCGCCGCGGAGACCACCGAGTCCGAGAGCGCCCCCGCCCCGGACGCCCCGACCGCGCTCGACGGCGTCAACGTCCACGTCCTCAACGCCACCTCCACCAGCGGGCTGGCCGGCAACGTCGGCCAGTGGCTCGAGGAGGAGGGCGTCACCGTCGAGGAGGTCAACAACGCCCAGCCGGGCGTCTACTACGTCAGCCAGGTCGTCGCTGCCGATCCGTCCTCCGCGGCGGCGCAGGCCCTGGCGGAGCTGCTCGGCGGCCTCGAAGTCACCGCCAACGCCGGTCTCGACGCCGACACGATCATTGTCGTCACCGCTGACGACTACGCCGGTCCGATGTCCACCGTCCCGCTGGAGACTTCCTCCGAAGCCGCCCCCGAGGAGCCGGTCGGCACCCCGGGCTCGGACTTCGGCGCCGCCGACCCCGGTCCGAAGATCAACGCCGGCGGGACCGGGCCCCGCTGCATCAACTAG
- a CDS encoding YdcF family protein, protein MAENILVLGARVIDGRPEPILQHRLRRALTLAEDLDRAGRRPTVVVSGHGEAEAMFDWLVRHGLDAGRILIEPDATSTNENLEKAHALVPGAGRWLVVTSDFHAWRTRLWAWHLGIPVTLVTAHTPLREGLGHWGRELLATSHSLLRVGWRKILG, encoded by the coding sequence ATGGCGGAGAACATTCTCGTCCTCGGCGCCCGCGTGATCGACGGCCGGCCGGAGCCCATTCTCCAGCACCGGCTCCGGCGTGCGCTGACACTGGCCGAGGACCTGGACCGGGCCGGGCGGCGCCCCACGGTGGTGGTCTCCGGACACGGGGAGGCGGAGGCCATGTTCGACTGGCTGGTGCGCCACGGGCTGGACGCCGGCCGAATCCTCATCGAGCCGGACGCCACCAGCACCAACGAAAACCTGGAGAAGGCGCACGCGCTGGTGCCGGGGGCGGGGCGCTGGCTGGTGGTCACCAGCGATTTCCACGCCTGGCGGACCCGGCTGTGGGCGTGGCACCTGGGCATCCCCGTCACCCTCGTCACGGCGCACACGCCCCTGCGGGAGGGGCTGGGTCACTGGGGCCGGGAGCTTCTCGCGACGTCACACTCCCTGCTGCGAGTCGGGTGGCGGAAAATTCTCGGCTGA
- a CDS encoding metallopeptidase family protein, whose protein sequence is MHTRPFRNVHGRGLRGPLLPTQTPRFRTRSQSFDMAVLEAYAPIQQAYREQLIGLDIAVDTVPRMRMRTDMTVLPDDIVADGPVPLGRVLPAGTDQEGRPTRARLVLFRMPIETRAEDPQDRQDVLTAVLTALVANYLNLSPRDIDPEFDL, encoded by the coding sequence GTGCACACCCGTCCTTTCCGCAATGTCCACGGCCGCGGCCTGCGTGGCCCGCTTCTCCCCACGCAGACGCCCCGCTTCCGCACGCGCAGCCAGTCCTTCGACATGGCGGTGCTGGAGGCCTACGCGCCGATCCAACAGGCCTACCGCGAGCAGTTGATCGGCCTCGACATCGCGGTCGACACGGTCCCGCGCATGCGGATGCGCACCGACATGACGGTGCTGCCCGACGATATCGTCGCCGACGGCCCCGTCCCCCTGGGCCGGGTGCTGCCGGCCGGCACCGATCAGGAGGGCCGGCCGACCCGCGCCCGGCTGGTCCTGTTCCGGATGCCGATCGAGACGCGCGCGGAGGATCCGCAGGATCGGCAGGATGTGCTCACCGCGGTCCTCACCGCGCTGGTGGCGAACTACCTCAACCTCTCCCCGCGCGACATCGACCCGGAGTTCGACCTCTAG
- a CDS encoding DUF3499 domain-containing protein — MSSLRRCSRPGCGKNAVATLTYAYADSTAVVGPLATVAEPHSWDLCADHAERITVPIGWEMLRVDQIAIEDLDDPDSAAAIALAANGIQLEGLDEMEELTALAEAVSEAGRITSGLVDDGERSGDPIEFPPYRTDPSNPVTSRHPIYGAKRRAVEKQSRRSHLSVVPDPSERQAGPEAGPEEHYGGRHRRD, encoded by the coding sequence GTGAGTAGCCTTCGTCGTTGTTCCCGCCCAGGCTGCGGCAAGAATGCCGTGGCGACCCTGACCTACGCCTACGCGGATTCCACCGCGGTCGTCGGTCCGCTGGCGACGGTTGCCGAACCCCACAGCTGGGACCTCTGCGCGGATCATGCAGAACGCATCACCGTGCCCATCGGCTGGGAGATGCTTCGAGTCGACCAGATCGCCATCGAGGATCTCGATGATCCCGATTCCGCGGCCGCCATCGCGCTGGCCGCGAACGGCATTCAGCTGGAAGGCCTGGACGAGATGGAGGAGCTGACCGCGCTCGCCGAGGCCGTGAGCGAGGCCGGCCGGATCACCAGCGGACTCGTCGACGACGGCGAGCGATCGGGCGATCCCATCGAGTTCCCGCCGTACCGTACCGATCCCTCCAATCCCGTCACCTCCCGCCACCCGATCTACGGGGCGAAGCGACGCGCCGTCGAGAAGCAGTCGCGCCGCTCGCACCTGTCCGTCGTGCCGGATCCCTCCGAGCGGCAGGCCGGGCCGGAGGCCGGGCCCGAGGAACACTACGGCGGCCGTCACCGCCGCGACTAG